A single Uloborus diversus isolate 005 chromosome 7, Udiv.v.3.1, whole genome shotgun sequence DNA region contains:
- the LOC129226831 gene encoding uncharacterized protein LOC129226831 produces the protein MVPLRGYINSTNYSADAIRWLDYVATMEGICIAHALNGLGEKKLSGISVDGYCESLKTVYQYHVNKYCRYPVGHPIIITENFDDPCKYFGIIKCKVLAPRGLFLPILPYRCKDKLMFPLCRSCTEHMSQENCTHQGEDRALIGTWCTEELKLAIKKGYKVMDVSLFTKFYHFESSTDSLFKSYIDLFLKIKQESSGWPVECVTDKEKEQYIRQYAEKEGVHLDISSVMINPGRRQVAKLALNSFWGR, from the exons ATGGTTCCATTACGAGGCTACATAAATTCTACCAATTATAGTGCTGATGCAATTAGATGGTTAGACTATGTGGCAACCATGGAAGGCATTTGTATAGCTCATGCTCTAAACGGATTGGGAGAGAAGAAATTGAGCGGTATTTCAGTAGATGGTTACTGCGAAAGTTTGAAGACAGTCTACCAATATCat gtGAATAAGTACTGTCGTTACCCAGTGGGTCATCCTATTATTATAACGGAAAACTTTGACGATCCTTGCAAATACTTTGGAATAATAAAATGCAAAGTTTTAGCACCAAGAGGATTGTTTTTGCCAATACTTCCGTACAGATGCAAGGATAAATTAATGTTTCCCTTGTGCCGATCCTGTACTGAACACATGAGCCAAGAAAACTGTACTCATCAAGGCGAAGACCGAGCATTGATAGGTACCTGGTGTACAGAAGAACTGAAGCTGGCAATAAAAAAAGGATACAAAGTCATGGACGTAAGTTT atttACGAAGTTTTATCACTTTGAATCTTCGACAGACTCCTTATTTAAATCATATATTGATCTCTTTCTCAAGATAAAACAGGAAAGCAGTGGCTGGCCTGTAGAGTGCGTGACTGataaagagaaagaacaatatattcgCCAGTATGCAGAGAAAGAAGGAGTACATTTAGATATTTCGTCTGTGATGATAAACCCTGGTCGACGACAAGTAGCAAAATTAGCATTGAACAGCTTTTGGGGGaggtaa